The Brachyhypopomus gauderio isolate BG-103 chromosome 1, BGAUD_0.2, whole genome shotgun sequence genome includes the window AAAATGTTAAAGTAGTGGCATTATTAAGTGACTATTATACTTTGCCCAGTATGTTCATTCTTATTCCTTATATTGGCAGTTTGTTCATTGTTTAAGCGGTTTTACATTTCTATCAGTAACCTCACAGATTAGAGAGATGTATTGGATTAAATCTCGCTGGCTGACATTAAAACCTGTAACTCATAATATCTATGTTAATCTATGTAATATGTTAATTTTAAACCATGCTGTTAACACTTTGTGGCacataaaatgcaaattttttcACTCATTTATTAATTCATCATTTTATTATTGCCCTAGTGGACTTTCCTATAAAAAAATTTTGTACACTATAGGCAGGTATATTGTCTAGCCAATGGGATCCATTCTAAAGTCTTCTGGAGACCATGTCACATGTAAAAACACTCAAAGGACTGTTTTGTGTTTACAAATGGTATATCTATTGTCTGGTCTCAGAGATTCATTGTAAATTCACATGTAATTGTAGTAAAAGAACTAAACCTCTTTATGGGCCTCTGTGCTGTGTTGCTTGGTCAGGACTTTACACAACAGGAGTGACGTATTCTTTGGTCCTGGTCAGGTATAAATACAAGAGTTAAACCAGGGAGGATGTAGTTCATCAGTTAGAAACAGCTCTGACAAACCAAACCAGACATCCAGTCACCATGACCATGGGCAAGGTAGGAACtgaaaattaaacatttatttaatatttgtTTAATGTGCATCTTTATAATCAATAATTATGGAAATTCTTCTACCCAAACAGGTGATCTTCTACGAGGACAGGAACTTCATGGGTCGCTCCTACGAGTGCACCAGTGATTGTTCTGACATGAACTCTTACATGAGCCGCTGCCACTCCTGCAGGGTGGAGAGTGGCTGCTGGATGGTGTACGACCACCCCAACTACATGGGAAACAGCTACTTCATGAAGAGGGGGGAGTACGCCGACTACATGAACATGTGGGGATGGGGGACGGGTAACTACATCAGGTCTTGCCGCATGATCCCTCGGGTACAGTATCAACTCTGATATATAGTTTTGGAAATGCTTAGTTAACTATATGTGTTCCAGAAGGATTTCTCCAAAGCAACGCGGTTTGTTCTCTTCCCCAAACAGTACAGAGGATCCCACAGAATGAGGATCTATGACAGGGAGAACTTCATGGGTCAGATGATGGAGATGACGGATGACTGTGATTCCTTCATGGATCGCTACCACTGGTCCGACGGCTGCCACTCCTGTCACGTGATGGATGGCCACTGGCTCATGTACGAGCATCCCAACTACAGAGGCAGGATGTGGTACTTCGGTCCTGGAGAGTACAGGAACTTCAGGAACTGGGGCGGCATGAGGTTCATGAGCATGAGGCGTATCATGGATTCCTGGTACTAAAAACAACTTGATctaaaatgataataaacagattttgaaaaaaattatggAAGTCTGACTCTGTcacaccccatccccccccccccccccaaaaaaaaaaaagtcattttaAACACTCCACAAGTCACAAGAATAAATCAGTGTCTTTACAGGCTCTTAATTAATAATTCGATCATAATCGGATTTCTCCAATTATCTCCAATATCATGTGATCATGTAAACAACATACTACAGTTTCTTAGATTGTATAAATCTGGAGTTTATCTCAGAAGTCTAATTTCTCAGTGCATACTCTGCCTACTCTGATTTCTTTCAGATTTCTTAGCAACCAGATAAAGTGTCGAGCTCTCCCAGATGCCGTTAGCAGAGTTAAATATTGCTTATGTGGCGATTGCCCCAGTCGAGGTGCTCCTGCCCCTCAGATGCACAAGATGCACAAATCAGCATTGCTGAGCATTTTGAAGCACTCAGCTGCAATGATTTATGTgttaagaacacacacacgagaacatCATATGTTAAAGTCAGTGCTTTAAGTGCTTTAAGACTTTAAATTTGAATCCTACCACAGCATGACCCAATCTTCCTGTAATTAGTTCTGTTATCGGCTCATTAATTCTATATCAGTCAGGCATTCCACAGTGAGCCTGGCTACATAGCAAATGCATTTCTCTTTACCTTTGTAGAGCACTATAACGGAGGTAAACTGTGCAGCTATTAAATGATCTGGGGGGAGTCATTAGCATTAACCCCTAATTATTTCCCCTACTATTAACCCCTAATTACTTCCTCTATTATCCCCTAATTACTTAAGAGGGATTTGTTCACTGGTGCATGTACCTTCAGTACTTCAGCACATTTTTGCTTCATGGTACTTTCTTCCTGGGAGCATGATGTGAATCACTGATCGGAATCACAAATGTAATATAACATCAGATGGTGCAGCCTCTGAATTTTGTAATATTGCTGTGTCTTTTAATGTTAGGCAACATGTTTCTGTTGATACTGATACAGGACGAACATACAGAACATATTCTGAAGACCTATTGATCAGCAATAATAAATTGATTTTTCTGTGCGCATTATTAAGCATCAAGTAAAAGAAACAGCTTTTTAAATTTATTCCTCAAGAGAAATCTAAAAAATTTATTTGATATTATAAATAGCACGATTTCACCACCAATGGTGTTGATGGCTGTAATAGGTTTCTTTCATTTTCTGTTGTCACGTTTCTAACTATTAGGTCcagtttgaagacctgagagttGATATTAGTCCTCTATCATGTACTGGTGTCCTAGAGTCCTTCACTTATCAGTCTGCAGGATCTAAAGATCAGATAAAGAGAATAAGGGCCTCTTCTAGCCCTTTGGATGGAATTCCTTTTTCATTATTTT containing:
- the LOC143522752 gene encoding gamma-crystallin M2-like isoform X2, producing the protein MTMGKVIFYEDRNFMGRSYECTSDCSDMNSYMSRCHSCRVESGCWMVYDHPNYMGNSYFMKRGEYADYMNMWGWGTGNYIRSCRMIPRYRGSHRMRIYDRENFMGQMMEMTDDCDSFMDRYHWSDGCHSCHVMDGHWLMYEHPNYRGRMWYFGPGEYRNFRNWGGMRFMSMRRIMDSWY
- the LOC143522752 gene encoding gamma-crystallin M2-like isoform X1; translated protein: MEILLPKQVIFYEDRNFMGRSYECTSDCSDMNSYMSRCHSCRVESGCWMVYDHPNYMGNSYFMKRGEYADYMNMWGWGTGNYIRSCRMIPRYRGSHRMRIYDRENFMGQMMEMTDDCDSFMDRYHWSDGCHSCHVMDGHWLMYEHPNYRGRMWYFGPGEYRNFRNWGGMRFMSMRRIMDSWY